The Montipora capricornis isolate CH-2021 chromosome 6, ASM3666992v2, whole genome shotgun sequence genome has a window encoding:
- the LOC138050601 gene encoding neuropeptide FF receptor 1-like has product MAPSATDLLKAAALALIFTLTIVGNLAVSIVLIKYRRILIKNRPTYQFILNMVLSDLLVGLLTMPFEFISLLLNEWTFGRTACKIIEFIEIAVLGTAVFTHALIAFDRYRSLARPYLPKMETRIVKKLIILSWAFPAFVSSPYLYMFEISQADSNKACTPNSIPIKWLDTLYEAVEFATIRVIPFVVLCWCYFHVARIMCGVSPAVSVTDGVTRVSVIFQSKRRVTRTAGMVATAFTLCWLPTFIMNFVRVVSGTDRVHRGHVLFEIAMFGAFINEAVNPIIYCAFDGNIRAKLRPGNLCNHIVDISGSTNEVGEVRTHNIATHDEGVHMGFRP; this is encoded by the coding sequence ATGGCCCCTTCGGCTACGGACCTTTTAAAAGCAGCCGCGCTTGCCTTGATATTCACGCTCACTATAGTGGGTAACCTCGCAGTAAGCATCGTCCTCATAAAATATCGAAGAATCCTCATTAAAAATCGACCAACGTATCAGTTTATACTAAACATGGTACTTTCTGATCTGCTCGTTGGTCTTTTGACGATGCCATTTGAATTTATCAGTCTTCTTCTCAATGAATGGACCTTTGGACGGACGGCGTGCAAGATAATAGAGTTCATCGAAATTGCTGTCTTGGGAACCGCTGTCTTTACTCATGCCTTGATCGCATTCGACCGATATCGCAGCTTGGCTCGTCCATATCTGCCTAAAATGGAGACAAGAATTGTGAAGAAACTGATTATCTTGTCATGGGCTTTCCCCGCCTTTGTATCGTCTCCTTATCTGTATATGTTTGAAATATCACAAGCGGATTCTAACAAGGCCTGCACGCCAAATTCAATTCCGATAAAGTGGCTAGATACTTTATACGAAGCCGTAGAATTTGCAACTATCCGTGTGATACCTTTTGTAGTCTTGTGCTGGTGTTATTTTCACGTGGCTCGCATAATGTGTGGAGTAAGCCCCGCGGTGTCAGTTACTGACGGTGTTACGCGAGTGTCTGTTATTTTCCAGAGCAAAAGGCGAGTGACACGAACCGCTGGCATGGTTGCAACAGCTTTTACTCTGTGCTGGCTTCCGACCTTcattatgaattttgtgcgggTAGTTTCGGGAACGGATCGTGTTCATCGGGGACACGTTCTGTTCGAAATTGCCATGTTTGGCGCATTTATCAATGAGGCCGTTAACCCTATTATCTACTGTGCTTTTGACGGAAATATCAGAGCAAAACTTCGCCCAGGAAACCTGTGTAATCACATTGTAGACATTTCTGGTTCAACAAATGAAGTTGGCGAAGTAAGAACCCACAACATCGCAACACATGACGAGGGAGTTCACATGGGATTTAGACCGTAG
- the LOC138050602 gene encoding tachykinin-like peptides receptor 86C, with amino-acid sequence MALKAVDIFKGTFLAVIFIVTMVGNGIVSVILMKHRSFLLKNRPTYQFILNMVISDLVVGLLTMPFELINVLLNEWIFGRTACKIIEFIEIAVLGTAVFTHALIAFDRYRSLAHPYLPKIETRVVRKMLILSWIIPAFVSSPYLYMFEISLTDSNLICTPNTIPIKWLDKLYEAVEFSIVLCIPFLILCWCYFHVARITWQGSRSVSDACDVTRLSIISKSKRRVTRTAGLVAITFTVCWLPTFIVYVFRIVAGTDHVYRGHLLSEIALFGTLINEAINPIIYCSFDGNIKGKLRLCAMCKLDENTGLSVPK; translated from the coding sequence ATGGCTCTTAAAGCAGTTGATATTTTCAAAGGTACCTTTCTTGCGGTAATATTTATAGTCACAATGGTGGGAAACGGAATTGTGAGCGTGATTCTCATGAAGCATCGAAGCTTCCTCCTTAAAAATCGGCCAACGTATCAATTTATTCTGAACATGGTAATTTCCGATCTCGTCGTTGGTCTTTTGACGATGCCATTTGAACTTATCAATGTTCTTCTCAATGAATGGATCTTTGGACGAACGGCCTGCAAGATAATAGAGTTCATCGAAATTGCCGTCTTGGGAACCGCTGTCTTTACTCATGCCTTGATCGCATTCGATCGATATCGCAGCTTGGCTCATCCCTACTTGCCTAAGATAGAGACAAGAGTGGTAAGAAAAATGCTCATCTTGTCGTGGATTATACCAGCCTTTGTCTCAAGTCCCTACCTGTACATGTTTGAGATATCACTTACAGACTCCAATTTGATTTGCACTCCGAATACGATTCCAATTAAGTGGTTGGATAAGCTATACGAGGCCGTCGAGTTTTCCATCGTCCTGTGTAtaccttttctgattttgtgtTGGTGTTATTTTCACGTAGCTCGTATAACGTGGCAGGGAAGTCGCTCTGTATCGGATGCTTGTGATGTAACTCGGCTTTCCATCATTTCAAAGAGCAAAAGACGAGTGACACGGACCGCTGGCTTAGTTGCAATAACTTTCACTGTGTGCTGGCTTCCAACCTTCATTGTGTATGTTTTTCGTATTGTGGCAGGTACGGACCATGTCTATCGTGGGCACCTTTTGAGCGAAATTGCTTTGTTTGGAACTCTTATCAATGAGGCTATTAACCCCATCATCTACTGCTCGTTCGACGGGAATATAAAAGGGAAACTTCGCCTATGTGCAATGTGCAAGCTTGATGAAAACACTGGTCTGTCAGTTCCCAAGTAA
- the LOC138054080 gene encoding LOW QUALITY PROTEIN: uncharacterized protein (The sequence of the model RefSeq protein was modified relative to this genomic sequence to represent the inferred CDS: substituted 1 base at 1 genomic stop codon) yields MKRKANNTNGQEPFQKKPALRCILHTSGINHGDFTSLSNVKGSATEKLYQLHNIRDRRLMEPQDSPNRMEDVCIQIPENLEGANLEAIGYHRGCYQKFTKNKDRLKSGITANDKSATTARSPRKSSSSSTTRLFPPECIFCEKLEIKSYWKKEQCTKFPMFKDKDGTLKEPTWKQIEPRALELGDSRLHRKVQGEDLFAREAQFHPSCRNTFNLKYANYLRDTARATKFEQSESDQDRKASAHLKAFTAVLDFLQDCVIAQKKVVLLSSLRLHYIQELEKNGFANPEYRGEKLKARLENHEIHERIAFVNVNPGDKGCITYNLVYSATMSVAEAVAFAYKLGSKDKYEGVALLLRSSIQQAFKDSEPLPWPPSADDLEVKSSDELLPSDLLKFLSYVISGDADVERCEKTRRIVLSIGQDICRAVTRGEWNLSKHILLCTTVRHLYRSKQLTTMLSRLGHCETYDFGLEIETALAKALDEVSTTLTPQIVTGEGNEVFHLEWDNLNKITTNIHGSNVVNSTGGIMIQEVKPGFAVSNKERTLPIYKRNTTRSLNVDAPETLAPLHIYNRVGPKFPEGAAFTPPAINIGVFSKCVQEYQIWSLARVVGSSGEKQLVPGFGGFISATGVKPNRKSTIDYFTPINEPFTEFSVIKELLRRSEEATNEVGQAYVLNTFDLGGCMKALPLIWKFPEQYKKHVVIPGPFHTGMNYLGMVTGNKCKGSGYSEILLEAELVTTGCLNSVLKGKAYAKALFCMKTVSEAMQRLLFERFAQEEDVEANSPVPLLNLVQNCNRENLDLVSQDPATLTILEKYTTYEDRVRNGHLGKTATFWMSVIEHARLIFMLQYAVKTNNFHLFHKCNGDMADLFFAYDGPNYSRYLVWLDMFLTNIDKSHPGAKELLMKGGIAVARSLIPGALSAVDKTMEETFMKFSKSAGGFVGLFSMFGAYQRWCRTTSTRAQYFEKMLDMCGLIDDPDCPKAAKHRELERAEIKKSEDAVQRTMSAVRNFTNPFSIPDKDHLYSLASGAPVSVEVEIDVLRAEQSDLAFMLLIKSQCLDEPIDIGELMSYSLTPVPHRLGTPDGFFNKTNKAEMLHYLIDDTPEEVVVPANSMYIQDGNALFHALKNLPPTFGEICLKVLDQMVAKTNFVFPTDSYHPDSIKSQERLRRGFSQRYIVDGQATRKPVDFKLFLANEDNKLQLCQLLLRVWGSKAAASRLEKCGSAVAFVEGKAYQLETIEGDVMMREIEEFKSNQEETDTRAVLYLNYAVKLGYKSAVVRTPDSDIFFILLHYAHSIRITIYLDTGSGKHRQVINISELAESKGAEYCTALLGLYVFTGEDVTSAFKGKGKVGPLKKLQKTLETTPSFIGDKXLVDEELIDELEAFTCLIYGQTREKSVNSVRSIMLKKMVGENEELSMRSKVDLSRLPPCRDNLVPHIDRVNYRIANYKRAHQAIFWRPNPYESRQGWEKTEEGVLEPVWSCGPILPPSLVDLLEKTAEEMEDVADEEGQEIEYEELLSDEE; encoded by the exons ATGAAACGCAAAGCTAATAACACTAATGGACAGGAACCGTTTCAGAAGAAGCCTGCTCTCCGATGTATTTTGCATACGAGTGGCATTAATCATGGCGATTTCACCTCACTAAGTAATGTCAAGGGATCTGCTACTGAAAAGCTGTATCAACTACACAATATTCGTGACAGGAGACTCATGGAACCTCAAGATTCACCCAATCGCATGGAAGATGTCTGCATACAGATTCCAGAGAATCTGGAGGGTGCAAATTTGGAAGCAATTGGCTATCATCGAGGATGTTATCAGAAGTTTACAAAGAACAAGGATCGTTTAAAGTCTGGCATAACAGCTAATGATAAATCCGCAACAACAGCACGTTCTCCCCGAAAGTCATCTTCCTCATCTACCACGCGGCTGTTTCCCCCAGAATGCATTTTCTGTGaaaagcttgaaataaaatccTATTGGAAAAAAGAGCAATGCACCAAGTTCCCAATGTTCAAGGACAAAGACGGAACTCTAAAGGAGCCTACTTGGAAACAGATTGAGCCTCGAGCTCTCGAACTAGGTGACAGTCGTCTTCATCGCAAAGTGCAAGGCGAAGATCTGTTTGCAAGAGAAGCCCAGTTTCACCCCTCCTGTCGCAATACATTTAATCTCAAGTATGCTAACTACCTGCGTGATACAGCCAGAGCCACAAAGTTCGAGCAAAGTGAATCGGATCAGGATCGGAAAGCATCTGCACATCTTAAGGCGTTCACAGCTGTGCTTGATTTTCTTCAAGACTGTGTTATAGCGCAGAAAAAGGTTGTGTTGCTTTCATCCCTACGTCTTCACTACATCCAGGAGTTGGAGAAAAATGGGTTTGCTAATCCAGAGTACAGGGGGGAGAAGCTGAAAGCACGGCTTGAAAACCATGAGATTCATGAACGGATCGCTTTTGTAAATGTCAACCCAGGTGACAAAGGTTGTATCACCTATAACCTGGTCTACAGTGCTACCATGTCCGTTGCTGAAGCAGTAGCCTTTGCATACAAGTTGGGGTCAAAAGACAAGTATGAGGGTGTCGCTCTGCTCCTTCGCAGCTCCATCCAGCAGGCCTTTAAAGATTCAGAACCACTTCCCTGGCCTCCTTCAGCCGACGATCTTGAAGTCAAGTCATCTGACGAGcttctcccgtctgaccttcTGAAGTTCCTGAGCTATGTCATATCTGGTGATGCAGATGTGGAGAGGTGTGAAAAAACTAGACGCATTGTCCTCTCTATTGGTCAG GATATCTGCCGTGCTGTAACAAGAGGAGAGTGGAATTTGTCAAAACACATCCTACTCTGTACCACTGTGCGACACCTATATCGAAGTAAACAACTTACCACCATGCTCAGTAGGCTGGGTCACTGTGAAACTTACGACTTTGGCTTGGAAATTGAAACGGCACTGGCTAAGGCCCTAGATGAGGTTTCCACTACCCTGACTCCCCAGATCGTGACCGGTGAGGGCAATGAAGTGTTTCATCTTGAGTGGGACAACTTGAACAAAATAACGACAAACATCCACGGATCAAATGTGGTGAATAGTACCGGTGGGATCATGATACAAGAGGTTAAACCTGGGTTTGCTGTCAGCAACAAAGAACGGACACTCCCTATCTACAAACGGAACACGACACGATCCCTAAACGTTGATGCACCCGAGACCCTAGCTCCTCTGCACATCTATAATCGAGTCGGACCCAAATTTCCTGAGGGAGCTGCGTTCACTCCACCGGCCATTAACATTGGAGTGTTCTCAAAGTGTGTCCAAGAGTATCAGATCTGGTCACTTGCACGAGTGGTGGGGAGTAGTGGAGAGAAACAACTTGTCCCTGGCTTTGGTGGCTTCATCTCAGCAACTGGTGTCAAGCCTAACCGCAAGTCAACTATTGATTACTTCACCCCCATCAACGAGCCCTTTACAGAGTTTTCAGTCATCAAGGAGTTACTGAGGAGGTCAGAAGAAGCCACCAATGAAGTTGGCCAGGCGTATGTACTGAACACCTTTGATCTTGGTGGCTGCATGAAAGCCCTTCCCCTAATCTGGAAATTCCCAGAGCAGTACAAGAAGCATGTTGTCATTCCAGGGCCGTTCCACACAGGAATGAATTATTTAGGCATGGTGACAGGAAACAAATGCAAGGGCTCGGGTTACTCTGAGATCTTACTTGAGGCCGAGCTTGTCACCACTGGTTGCTTGAATAGCGTGCTGAAGGGGAAAGCATATGCAAAAGCCCTGTTCTGCATGAAAACAGTTAGTGAAGCCATGCAGAGGTTATTATTTGAGAGATTTGCTCAAGAGGAAGATGTGGAGGCTAACAGCCCCGTGCCATTGCTTAATTTAGTACAGAATTGTAACCgcgagaatcttgacctcgtaTCACAGGACCCTGCTACGCTCACAATTCTGGAGAAGTATACCACTTATGAAGACCGAGTGCGCAACGGCCACCTTGGAAAGACAGCCACATTCTGGATGAGTGTCATTGAGCATGCACGACTCATATTTATGCTGCAGTATGCTGTAAAGACAAACAACTTTCACCTTTTCCACAAGTGCAACGGGGATATGGCTGACCTCTTTTTCGCATATGATGGGCCCAACTACTCAAG GTACTTGGTGTGGCTTGACATGTTCTTGACAAATATTGACAAATCCCATCCAGGAGCCAAGGAACTGCTTATGAAGGGTGGCATCGCAGTAGCGCGGTCACTGATACCCGGTGCTCTCAGCGCAGTTGACAAGACAATGGAGGAAACATTCATGAAGTTCTCAAAATCCGCAG GTGGCTTTGTAGGTCTCTTTTCCATGTTCGGGGCATACCAGAGGTGGTGCCGTACAACCTCAACTCGGGCTCAGTACTTCGAGAAGATGCTCGACATGTGTGGCCTAATCGATGATCCGGACTGTCCAAAGGCAGCAAAACACCGTGAGCTCGAGAGAGCTGAGATTAAGAAGTCAGAAGATGCAGTGCAGCGTACAATGTCTGCTGTACGGAACTTCACCAATCCTTTTTCAATACCGGACAAAGACCACCTTTACAGCTTGGCGTCCGGTGCTCCTGTCTCAGTAGAAGTAGAGATTGATGTACTACGTGCAGAG CAAAGTGATCTTGCCTTCATGCTATTAATCAAGTCCCAGTGCCTCGATGAGCCCATTGACATAGGCGAGCTTATGAGTTACTCGCTAACACCTGTACCTCACAGGCTTGGAACACCAGACGGTTttttcaacaaaacaaacaaggcCGAGATGCTGCATTACCTGATTGACGATACACCTGAAGAAGTGGTTGTACCAGCGAATAGCATGTATATCCAAGATGGAAACGCTCTTTTCCATGCCCTGAAAAACCTGCCTCCAACGTTTGGTGAGATATGCCTCAAGGTTCTTGACCAGATGGTAGCCAAGACGAATTTTGTCTTTCCCACTGACTCCTACCATCCCGACTCAATCAAATCACAAGAACGACTTCGTCGTGGTTTCTCCCAGCGCTATATCGTTGATGGGCAGGCGACAAGGAAACCTGTTGACTTCAAGCTGTTCCTTGCAAACGAAGACAATAAACTGCAGCTCTGCCAGCTACTACTACGAGTGTGGGGAAGCAAGGCAGCGGCCTCTCGACTGGAGAAATGTGGATCTGCCGTGGCATTTGTGGAAGGCAAGGCGTACCAGCTGGAAACTATCGAAGGCGAT GTGATGATGCGTGAGATTGAAGAGTTTAAATCGAATCAGGAGGAGACAGACACAAGAGCTGTGCTTTACCTAAATTATGCTGTGAAACTTGGATACAAATcggcagtggtgagaacacctGACTCGGATATTTTCTTTATCCTTCTTCACTACGCACACTCCATCCGAATCACCATATATCTAGATACTGGATCTGGAAAGCATCGACAAGTTATCAATATCAGTGAGCTGGCGGAATCTAAAGGAGCTGAATACTGCACCGCGCTGCTTGGTTTGTACGTATTCACCGGCGAAGATGTCACAAGTGCGTTCAAGGGCAAGGGTAAAGTCGGACCCCtaaaaaagttgcaaaaaacCCTAG aaactaccccttcattcattggGGATAAATGACTTGTAGATGAAGAACTTATCGACGAGCTAGAGGCATTTACGTGCCTTATTTACGGGCAAACCAGAGAAAAGTCTGTGAATTCGGTACGAAGCATCATGCTGAAGAAAATGGTGGGCGAGAATGAAGAACTATCAATGAGATCAAAGGTCGATTTATCGCGGCTTCCACCTTGCCGGGACAACCTTGTGCCACACATTGACAGAGTTAACTACCGTATTGCCAACTACAAAAGAGCTCACCAGGCGATCTTCTGGCGCCCCAATCCCTATGAGTCAAGGCAGGGCTGGGAGAAGACCGAGGAAGGTGTCTTGGAGCCTGTGTGGTCGTGCGGTCCCATCCTTCCACCCTCCCTCGTTGACTTGTTGGAGAAAACTGCCGAGGAGATGGAAGACGTTGCAGACGAAGAGGGCCAAGAGATTGAATATGAGGAGCTTCTTAGTGATGAGGAGTAG
- the LOC138054079 gene encoding tachykinin-like peptides receptor 86C → MALKAVDIFEGTFLAVIFIVTMVGNGIVSVILVKHRSLLLKNRPTYQFILNMVISDLVVGLLTMPFELINVLLNEWIFGRMACKIIEFIEIAVLGTAVYTHALIAFDRYRSLAHPYLPKIETRVVRKMLILSWIIPAFVSTPYLYMFEISLTDSNVICTPNTIPIKWLDKLYEAVEFSLVLLIPFLILCWCYFHVARIMWQGSRSVSDACDLTRLSVISKSKRRVTRTAGLVAITFTVCWLPTFIVCFFRIVAGTDHFYRGHLLTEIALFGTLINEAINPIIYCSFDGNIKGKVRLRAMCKLDENSGVSAPK, encoded by the coding sequence ATGGCTCTTAAAGCAGTTGATATTTTCGAAGGTACCTTTCTTGCGGTAATATTTATAGTCACAATGGTGGGAAACGGAATTGTGAGCGTGATTCTCGTAAAGCATCGAAGCCTCCTCCTTAAAAATCGGCCAACGTATCAATTTATTCTGAACATGGTAATTTCTGATCTCGTCGTTGGTCTTTTGACGATGCCATTTGAACTTATCAATGTTCTTCTCAATGAATGGATCTTTGGACGAATGGCCTGCAAGATAATAGAGTTCATCGAAATTGCCGTCTTGGGAACCGCTGTCTACACTCATGCCTTGATCGCATTCGATCGATATCGCAGCTTGGCTCATCCCTACTTGCCTAAGATAGAGACAAGAGTGGTAAGAAAAATGCTCATCTTGTCGTGGATTATACCAGCCTTTGTCTCAACTCCCTACCTGTACATGTTCGAGATATCACTTACAGATTCCAATGTGATTTGCACTCCGAATACGATTCCAATTAAGTGGTTGGATAAGCTATACGAGGCCGTCGAGTTTTCCCTCGTCCTATTGATACCCTTTCTGATCTTGTGTTGGTGTTATTTTCACGTAGCTCGGATAATGTGGCAGGGAAGTCGCTCTGTATCGGATGCTTGTGATTTAACTCGGCTTTCCGTCATTTCAAAGAGCAAAAGACGAGTGACACGGACCGCTGGCCTAGTTGCAATAACTTTCACTGTGTGCTGGCTTCCAACCTTCATTGTGTGTTTTTTTCGTATTGTGGCAGGTACGGACCATTTCTATCGTGGGCACCTTTTGACCGAAATTGCTTTGTTTGGAACTCTTATCAATGAGGCTATTAACCCCATCATCTACTGCTCGTTCGACGGGAATATAAAAGGTAAAGTACGCCTACGTGCAATGTGCAAGCTTGATGAAAACAGTGGTGTGTCAGCTCCCAAGTAA